One genomic window of Vibrio mangrovi includes the following:
- a CDS encoding PLP-dependent cysteine synthase family protein, giving the protein MLRDHHWIKQAIHKIMAEEEHHQETPLIKLSVPGLQTIDIYLKDESQHPTGSLKHRLARSLFLYALTNGLIGPDTPIIESSSGSTAVSEAYFAQMLGLPFYAVMPRTTARKKVELIEQYGGQAHFVEHSGDIYPVARQLAEKLNGHYMDQFTYAERASDWRGTDNIAHAIFEQMKHERYPVPRWLIMSAGTGGTSATLGRHIHYRQYPTQLCVADCENSVFYDAFCHNDFLLTHQQSSRIEGIGRPRVEPSFIPGVIDTMIMIPDAASVAAIYWLEQKTGRKAGPSTGTNLYATLKLARQMQENGESGALVTVWCDDGERYLDCYYNPDWVDKHIGSVEPYLAQLDSFDLTGNFSDDLQSNMTVLSELPTGEVIS; this is encoded by the coding sequence ATGCTCAGAGATCATCACTGGATTAAACAAGCCATTCACAAAATCATGGCTGAGGAAGAACATCATCAGGAAACACCACTCATCAAGCTGTCAGTTCCCGGCTTGCAGACAATCGATATCTACCTCAAAGATGAAAGTCAACATCCGACGGGGTCGCTGAAACATCGTCTGGCCCGTTCGCTGTTTCTGTATGCATTAACCAACGGCCTGATTGGACCGGATACACCGATTATTGAATCATCTTCCGGCAGTACAGCCGTATCTGAAGCCTATTTTGCCCAAATGCTCGGTCTGCCTTTTTATGCAGTTATGCCCAGAACAACAGCCCGTAAAAAAGTAGAACTGATCGAACAGTATGGTGGCCAGGCACACTTTGTAGAACATTCCGGTGATATCTACCCTGTCGCCCGTCAGCTCGCAGAAAAGCTGAACGGACATTACATGGATCAGTTTACCTATGCGGAACGTGCTTCCGACTGGCGTGGCACGGATAACATCGCCCATGCGATCTTTGAGCAGATGAAACATGAACGTTATCCGGTTCCCCGCTGGCTGATCATGTCAGCCGGAACCGGCGGCACTTCAGCCACACTGGGGCGCCATATCCACTACCGCCAGTATCCGACCCAGTTGTGTGTTGCTGATTGTGAAAACTCCGTCTTTTACGATGCTTTCTGTCACAATGATTTTCTTCTGACCCACCAGCAAAGTAGCCGTATTGAAGGGATCGGCCGTCCCAGAGTCGAACCCAGCTTCATTCCAGGTGTGATTGATACCATGATAATGATTCCTGATGCGGCCAGCGTGGCTGCAATTTACTGGCTGGAGCAGAAAACCGGACGCAAAGCCGGTCCGTCGACAGGAACCAATCTGTACGCAACGCTGAAATTAGCCCGGCAAATGCAGGAAAATGGAGAATCCGGTGCTCTGGTAACCGTATGGTGTGATGACGGTGAACGCTATCTGGATTGTTACTACAACCCAGACTGGGTGGACAAACATATCGGTTCCGTCGAACCTTATCTTGCTCAACTGGATTCATTTGATCTAACCGGGAATTTTTCCGATGATTTGCAATCAAATATGACGGTCCTGTCTGAATTGCCGACGGGTGAAGTCATCTCCTGA
- a CDS encoding TetR/AcrR family transcriptional regulator: MARRNDHTREELIQLTLEHVKNFLTDHSYHELSLRKIAAMIGYVPSTLVNIFGSYNLLLLHAVAQTLDELTEEARKAVSQSQNHRDALFQLAYCYHDFARQHTFRWQLIFEHNMNGETLPEWQTQRIAHMTDMLESLLQQLAPQRSADEILKASRVLWAGVHGITLLSVDDKFFASSPVDGNVLITDLLTHYLEAW, translated from the coding sequence ATGGCCAGAAGAAACGATCACACCCGGGAAGAACTCATCCAACTGACACTGGAACATGTCAAAAATTTTCTCACCGATCACTCCTATCACGAGTTGAGCCTGCGTAAGATTGCCGCCATGATTGGCTATGTCCCCAGTACGTTAGTCAATATATTCGGTAGCTATAATCTGCTACTACTACATGCCGTCGCCCAGACACTGGATGAACTGACCGAAGAAGCGCGGAAAGCCGTCAGCCAAAGCCAGAATCATCGGGATGCTTTGTTTCAGCTTGCTTACTGCTATCACGATTTTGCCCGGCAGCATACTTTCCGCTGGCAACTGATTTTCGAGCATAATATGAATGGTGAAACCCTGCCCGAATGGCAGACACAAAGAATCGCCCATATGACTGATATGCTGGAAAGCCTGCTACAACAGTTGGCTCCACAACGTTCGGCAGATGAAATTCTGAAAGCCAGCCGGGTATTATGGGCTGGTGTTCACGGTATCACGTTACTGAGTGTCGATGATAAGTTCTTTGCTTCATCCCCGGTTGACGGCAATGTGTTGATTACCGATTTACTGACGCATTATCTGGAAGCCTGGTAG
- a CDS encoding Tim44 domain-containing protein: MKRFLSLITLLLVSVAVVPVADAKKFGGGRSFGSTFKTAPAPKQQYSNTNTLNGKAAQTQNTGRRGLLGGLMGGLLAGGLLAAFFGGAFEGIQFMDILIIGLVAYFIIRMLRGVLAAKQGSMNQQQPAFGSTTHRQSHVHNFEQPENPVGGSGFGTGAASDVPHRYPPEFDRTAFIDGAREHYRILQGAWNHNELETIREYVSASLFEDLKAEREKLTGEQHTDVMYVDAEFVRADYDANRAQLSLQFSGRYRDPVEGIEEEITDIWHLERDLTVPGAPWLIVGIQG; the protein is encoded by the coding sequence ATGAAACGCTTTTTATCTTTAATCACCCTGTTGCTTGTTTCGGTCGCGGTTGTTCCCGTTGCCGATGCTAAAAAATTCGGTGGCGGCCGTTCTTTCGGCAGCACGTTTAAAACAGCACCGGCGCCGAAACAGCAGTACAGTAATACCAATACTCTGAACGGAAAAGCCGCTCAGACTCAGAATACGGGCCGGAGAGGATTACTGGGCGGACTGATGGGCGGCTTACTGGCCGGTGGTTTGCTGGCTGCATTCTTCGGTGGTGCTTTTGAAGGTATCCAGTTCATGGATATTCTGATTATCGGGCTGGTTGCCTACTTCATTATCAGAATGTTACGTGGCGTTCTGGCGGCAAAGCAGGGAAGTATGAATCAACAGCAACCGGCATTTGGCAGCACTACACATCGTCAGTCGCATGTTCATAACTTCGAACAGCCTGAAAATCCGGTCGGAGGCAGTGGCTTTGGAACCGGTGCCGCTAGTGATGTACCGCACCGTTACCCGCCGGAGTTTGACCGGACAGCATTTATTGATGGTGCCCGTGAACACTATCGTATTTTGCAGGGTGCCTGGAACCACAATGAACTGGAAACCATTCGTGAGTATGTGTCAGCAAGTCTGTTTGAAGACCTGAAGGCAGAACGGGAAAAGCTTACCGGTGAGCAACATACTGATGTGATGTATGTTGATGCTGAGTTTGTGCGTGCTGATTACGATGCCAACCGGGCACAATTGAGTTTACAGTTTTCCGGACGTTACCGGGATCCGGTTGAAGGTATTGAGGAAGAGATCACGGACATCTGGCATCTTGAGCGGGATCTGACGGTTCCCGGTGCTCCCTGGCTGATTGTCGGTATTCAGGGGTAA
- a CDS encoding YeiH family protein: MFSDVGILMAYSLTSLLKNIPFVLGLLICTTSYVTSPTALVLGFFLTTLSMVPQGVPLAKITKKLLSYSIVGLGFGIPLQTALTVTTHGLGLILATLLSTLLIGWFASVRFGLMRKTGYLIASGTAICGGSAIAAVAPAIEADDEQIGLALGTIFVLNSLALFLFPAVGHLLNMSQEAFGTWAAIAIHDTSSVVGAASAYGETALKTATTLKLARALWIIPVAFLSTFLFRSESRKITIPYFILFYCAAIVLHDQFPQFSTLYQGIFTVAKQMLVICLFLIGCSLSFGKLRQAGPRPLLFGVGLWVVISISSLTWIMTTR, from the coding sequence ATGTTTTCTGATGTCGGTATTCTCATGGCCTATTCTCTGACCAGTTTATTGAAAAATATTCCTTTTGTTCTCGGACTTCTGATTTGCACAACCTCTTATGTCACCTCGCCTACTGCGCTGGTACTGGGTTTCTTCCTGACCACTTTAAGTATGGTCCCACAAGGTGTGCCTCTGGCGAAAATTACCAAAAAACTTCTCTCTTATTCGATTGTCGGTCTGGGATTCGGTATTCCACTCCAGACAGCACTTACCGTAACAACTCACGGCTTAGGGCTGATTCTGGCGACACTGCTGAGCACATTACTGATTGGCTGGTTCGCCAGTGTCCGGTTCGGCCTGATGCGCAAAACCGGTTATCTGATTGCTTCAGGCACCGCTATTTGTGGCGGAAGTGCAATCGCTGCCGTGGCTCCGGCGATTGAAGCCGATGATGAACAGATTGGTCTGGCTCTGGGAACCATTTTTGTTCTGAATTCGCTGGCATTGTTTTTGTTTCCGGCTGTCGGTCATCTGCTGAATATGAGCCAGGAAGCATTCGGCACCTGGGCTGCAATTGCAATTCACGATACATCCTCTGTCGTCGGTGCGGCATCAGCTTATGGTGAAACTGCCCTTAAAACAGCAACAACATTGAAACTGGCCCGGGCGCTCTGGATTATACCAGTTGCTTTTCTCAGTACTTTTTTATTCCGCAGTGAATCCAGAAAAATTACAATTCCTTACTTCATCCTGTTCTACTGCGCCGCAATTGTATTGCATGATCAATTCCCTCAATTCTCAACGCTCTATCAGGGAATATTTACCGTGGCGAAACAGATGCTGGTTATTTGTCTGTTCTTGATTGGATGTAGTCTGTCATTTGGCAAACTACGTCAGGCAGGTCCGAGACCACTGCTCTTTGGTGTCGGTTTATGGGTGGTGATCTCCATATCATCACTGACCTGGATTATGACGACCCGATAA
- the menB gene encoding 1,4-dihydroxy-2-naphthoyl-CoA synthase has product MTITVGISEEELYAPVEWNDCTGEYQDINYHKSSDGIAKITIARPQVRNAFRPQTVKEMIQALADARYDSEVGVIILTGLGEDAFCSGGDQKIRGDYGGYRDEEGTHHLNVLDFQRQIRTCPKPVIASVAGWAVGGGHVLHMMCDLTIAAENAKFGQTGPKVGSFDGGWGASYMARIIGQKKAREIWFLCRFYDAQEALDMGLVNTVVPLADLEKETVRWCREVLQHSPMALRCLKAALNADCDGQAGLQELAGNATMMFYMTEEGQEGRNAFNEKRRPDFQKFPRNP; this is encoded by the coding sequence ATGACAATTACTGTAGGTATCAGTGAAGAAGAACTTTATGCACCGGTGGAATGGAATGATTGTACCGGTGAGTATCAGGATATCAACTATCATAAGTCCAGTGATGGGATCGCAAAGATTACCATCGCACGTCCTCAGGTCCGGAATGCTTTCCGGCCGCAGACAGTGAAAGAGATGATTCAGGCACTGGCTGATGCCCGCTACGATTCTGAAGTCGGTGTCATCATTCTGACCGGACTGGGCGAGGATGCATTCTGTTCCGGTGGCGATCAGAAAATTCGTGGTGACTATGGCGGTTACCGGGATGAGGAAGGAACTCACCATTTGAATGTGCTGGATTTCCAGCGTCAGATCCGGACTTGTCCGAAACCTGTGATTGCTTCCGTTGCCGGTTGGGCCGTTGGTGGTGGTCATGTGTTGCATATGATGTGTGATTTAACCATTGCTGCCGAGAATGCCAAATTTGGTCAGACCGGGCCGAAGGTCGGGTCGTTTGACGGTGGCTGGGGTGCTTCTTATATGGCGCGGATTATCGGCCAGAAAAAGGCCCGGGAAATCTGGTTCTTATGCCGCTTCTACGACGCACAGGAAGCATTGGATATGGGACTGGTGAATACGGTTGTGCCGCTGGCAGATCTCGAAAAAGAAACCGTACGCTGGTGCCGGGAAGTCTTACAGCATAGTCCGATGGCACTCCGTTGTCTGAAAGCAGCGCTGAATGCGGACTGCGATGGTCAGGCTGGGCTGCAGGAACTGGCCGGGAATGCGACCATGATGTTCTACATGACGGAAGAAGGTCAGGAGGGCAGAAATGCGTTCAATGAAAAACGTCGCCCTGACTTCCAGAAATTCCCCCGGAATCCATAA
- the menC gene encoding o-succinylbenzoate synthase: protein MRSAKLYRYRLPMDSGVILRNEKLFEREGFIVEMHDRDQAGRGEIAPLIGFSEESVTEAGIQLQEQLALWCRGEAIDYQHLYPSVAFGLSAAQAELSGELPQEGNYFAAPLCVGDPDELIERLQVLPGKKVAKVKVGMYEPVRDGLVINLLLESIPDLSLRLDVNREWTPEKAAIFASKISPSYRQRIAYVEEPCASPSDSIAFAINTGIAIAWDETLQASLKDPDFRLEELTGVKALIIKPTLIGSIERCRYLVEKAQSLGMQPVISSSIESSFGLCQLARLSRWLLPEEVPGLDTVGLFRQQLAVAWPGCDIPVVELNSQEVIWAS, encoded by the coding sequence ATGCGTAGTGCAAAACTGTACCGCTATCGATTACCGATGGATAGTGGCGTCATTCTTCGCAACGAGAAGTTATTCGAACGGGAAGGCTTCATCGTGGAAATGCATGACCGGGATCAGGCTGGACGAGGTGAAATTGCACCACTGATTGGGTTTAGTGAGGAGTCGGTGACCGAAGCCGGAATTCAGCTTCAGGAACAACTGGCACTCTGGTGTCGCGGAGAAGCGATTGACTATCAGCATTTATATCCATCGGTTGCGTTTGGTCTGTCCGCTGCACAGGCGGAGTTATCTGGTGAACTGCCACAGGAAGGTAATTATTTTGCCGCACCATTATGTGTCGGTGATCCCGATGAGCTGATCGAACGTCTGCAAGTCTTACCGGGAAAGAAAGTTGCCAAAGTAAAAGTCGGTATGTATGAGCCGGTTCGCGATGGTCTGGTGATTAATCTGTTGCTGGAAAGTATTCCTGACTTATCTCTGCGTCTGGATGTGAACCGGGAATGGACGCCGGAGAAGGCAGCAATATTTGCCAGTAAAATATCGCCATCTTACCGCCAGCGGATTGCGTATGTGGAAGAACCTTGTGCATCTCCGAGTGACAGCATTGCATTTGCGATCAATACCGGTATTGCCATTGCCTGGGATGAGACATTACAGGCATCTCTGAAAGATCCGGATTTTCGTCTGGAAGAGTTGACCGGTGTGAAGGCACTGATCATTAAGCCAACACTGATTGGTTCAATTGAACGCTGTCGTTATCTGGTTGAAAAGGCACAGTCGTTGGGAATGCAGCCTGTCATCAGTTCTAGTATTGAATCCAGCTTCGGTTTGTGCCAGTTAGCACGTTTATCCCGCTGGCTTCTGCCGGAAGAAGTTCCGGGGCTGGATACGGTCGGGCTATTCCGTCAGCAACTGGCCGTTGCGTGGCCGGGATGTGATATACCGGTCGTTGAGCTGAACAGCCAGGAAGTGATCTGGGCTTCATAA
- the menH gene encoding 2-succinyl-6-hydroxy-2,4-cyclohexadiene-1-carboxylate synthase: MMSGLYSLYTSPENRTGQDLPVLVFLHGLLGSGEDWSETLTHLTAFPCLTIDLCGHGQSRQQRCTNFDDCCEQIARTIRKAVPAEQPLVLVGYSLGGRLAMYGAVHGHWAELNLTALVIEGGNFGLHSDVQRQQRWQQDQLWATRFASEPVADVLSDWYQQPVFSSLNHEQRQHLITRRSDNLGAEIAVMMRATSLARQPDLLPALKMQSVPVRYICGENDHKFRQLAQQSGLPVQIIFQAGHNVHQERPEDFARCLQALSAHQI; the protein is encoded by the coding sequence ATGATGTCCGGTCTTTATAGCCTTTATACATCACCGGAAAACCGAACCGGACAGGATTTACCTGTGCTGGTGTTCTTGCATGGTTTGCTGGGAAGTGGAGAAGACTGGTCTGAAACGCTTACACATCTGACCGCTTTTCCCTGTCTGACCATTGATTTGTGTGGTCATGGGCAGAGCCGTCAACAACGCTGCACCAATTTCGACGATTGTTGTGAGCAGATTGCCCGGACGATTCGCAAGGCTGTTCCGGCAGAACAGCCACTGGTGTTGGTCGGTTATTCTCTGGGTGGCCGGCTGGCAATGTATGGTGCGGTTCACGGACACTGGGCTGAATTGAATCTTACTGCGCTGGTAATTGAAGGCGGAAATTTTGGTCTGCATAGTGATGTGCAGCGTCAGCAACGCTGGCAGCAGGATCAGCTCTGGGCGACACGCTTTGCCTCTGAGCCGGTTGCCGATGTTTTGAGCGATTGGTACCAGCAGCCAGTGTTCTCTTCGCTAAACCATGAGCAGAGACAACATTTGATCACCCGTCGCAGTGATAATCTTGGCGCCGAAATTGCAGTGATGATGCGGGCTACATCTCTGGCCCGCCAGCCGGACTTGTTACCGGCACTTAAAATGCAGTCGGTTCCCGTCCGGTATATTTGCGGGGAAAACGACCATAAATTCCGGCAACTCGCGCAACAGAGCGGGTTGCCTGTACAAATAATTTTTCAGGCAGGACATAATGTCCATCAGGAGCGGCCCGAGGATTTTGCCCGGTGCCTTCAGGCACTGTCCGCTCATCAGATTTGA
- a CDS encoding hydrolase, protein MMLALNPHETALILIDLQNGILAPQRYPYSSDEILERCKILAEHFRQHGATVVGVNVGWSADQQDFPPGIVDTPTPKPALEEMEHWMTLAEGVVQPGDILITKRQWGAFTGTELDMQLRRRNIRNLVVAGIATNMGVESTLRHGWELGYHMLTIENACSSFSSELHQMAFQTIFPRLAQVLPNGDALSFR, encoded by the coding sequence ATGATGCTGGCATTGAATCCCCATGAAACTGCATTGATTCTGATTGACTTACAAAATGGAATACTGGCACCACAACGATATCCGTATAGCTCAGATGAAATACTGGAGCGGTGCAAAATCTTGGCTGAGCACTTCCGCCAACACGGCGCCACCGTTGTCGGTGTCAATGTTGGCTGGTCTGCCGATCAGCAGGATTTTCCTCCCGGTATTGTCGATACCCCCACACCAAAACCAGCTCTGGAAGAGATGGAACACTGGATGACTCTGGCTGAGGGTGTTGTTCAGCCTGGTGATATATTGATCACTAAACGCCAGTGGGGAGCATTTACCGGGACAGAACTGGATATGCAGTTACGCAGACGCAATATCCGCAATCTGGTTGTAGCCGGTATCGCAACAAATATGGGTGTGGAATCAACACTGCGGCATGGCTGGGAGCTGGGCTATCATATGCTCACGATTGAAAATGCCTGTTCTTCATTTTCATCAGAGCTACACCAGATGGCCTTTCAAACGATCTTCCCCCGACTGGCTCAGGTTCTTCCAAACGGTGATGCACTGAGTTTTCGATAG
- the menE gene encoding o-succinylbenzoate--CoA ligase → MPVSDSELWQRWVRERPAAVALKIGRQAYTWQDVTETVSAVATALQLQGIGPGDIVTQVGKNHPDGIWLFLAALHLGAVTAFVAPQPVAMLQRKLQTIYRPEQTVWLFCSDPDEAVTLYSRLPDVRPVHCQSITGVTPPLSRYHSKQLSSLTFTSGSTGEPKAVAHTSRQHLASAQGLLSQFHFSADDTWLLSLPVYHVSGLSIVYRWLWAGGCLRIGRAEADEMTDVTHASLVPAQLKRLLDDGTPLALTHVLLGGSYIPLPLAQRAAALGIDTWLGYGMTEAASTVTAKRVSETESCGTVLPLRDVRIENERIYIGGDTLASGYYHQGTLRPLCDDSGWFDSQDMGFWQDGELCVTGRADNLFISGGENIHCEEIEAVLARHPQIHAAVIVPVTDETFGTRPVAVIECDSDWQWSTAEIRAWLQGRLEKFKWPDACYRLPGNFRHQGIKISRTEVKIWLMKEMETHRDVHGRL, encoded by the coding sequence ATGCCAGTGTCCGATAGTGAATTATGGCAGCGCTGGGTCAGGGAAAGGCCGGCTGCCGTTGCGCTGAAGATTGGCCGGCAAGCATATACCTGGCAGGATGTGACTGAAACTGTTTCTGCCGTTGCAACGGCATTGCAGCTGCAGGGAATTGGACCCGGAGATATTGTGACGCAGGTGGGGAAGAATCACCCTGATGGAATCTGGCTCTTTCTGGCGGCGCTGCATCTGGGCGCTGTTACTGCATTTGTAGCACCTCAGCCGGTGGCGATGCTGCAACGAAAACTTCAGACGATTTACCGCCCGGAACAGACGGTATGGCTGTTCTGCTCTGATCCGGATGAAGCTGTAACGCTTTACTCCCGGTTGCCGGATGTTCGTCCGGTCCACTGTCAGTCGATAACCGGAGTGACACCTCCGCTTTCCCGTTATCATTCCAAACAGCTAAGCTCACTGACTTTTACCTCCGGTTCAACCGGAGAACCGAAGGCAGTTGCTCATACATCCCGACAACATCTGGCATCGGCTCAGGGATTGCTGTCTCAGTTTCATTTTTCCGCCGATGATACCTGGCTGCTGAGTCTGCCGGTGTACCATGTCTCGGGTTTATCGATTGTTTACCGCTGGCTGTGGGCCGGAGGTTGTCTGCGAATTGGCCGGGCTGAAGCCGATGAAATGACCGACGTAACACACGCTTCTCTGGTTCCGGCACAGCTTAAGCGCTTGCTGGATGATGGTACACCATTGGCTTTGACACATGTCTTGCTAGGCGGAAGTTATATTCCTTTGCCACTGGCGCAACGTGCTGCGGCACTGGGTATTGATACCTGGCTGGGTTATGGGATGACTGAGGCCGCCTCGACAGTGACTGCGAAGCGGGTCAGTGAGACAGAAAGTTGTGGTACGGTGTTGCCCTTGCGTGACGTCAGGATTGAAAACGAGCGAATTTATATTGGCGGAGACACGCTGGCCAGCGGTTATTATCATCAGGGAACACTGCGACCTCTTTGTGATGACTCAGGATGGTTTGACAGTCAGGATATGGGGTTCTGGCAGGATGGTGAACTGTGCGTCACCGGCCGGGCAGATAATCTGTTTATCTCCGGTGGGGAAAACATTCACTGCGAAGAAATTGAGGCCGTTTTAGCCCGGCATCCACAGATTCACGCAGCGGTCATTGTTCCGGTTACAGATGAAACCTTCGGCACGCGCCCGGTTGCGGTGATTGAATGCGATAGCGACTGGCAATGGAGCACTGCCGAAATCCGGGCATGGCTACAGGGACGACTGGAGAAGTTTAAATGGCCTGATGCCTGTTACCGGCTTCCCGGTAACTTCCGGCATCAGGGGATTAAAATTTCCCGGACTGAAGTCAAAATCTGGTTGATGAAGGAGATGGAGACGCACCGTGATGTGCACGGCCGGTTATGA
- a CDS encoding MFS transporter — MSHAASSLLTTRRFLPYFVTQFFGAFNDNVFKNTLLLFVAFASVDQLVISSTLFINLAAGLFILPFFLFSASSGVLADQLEKSWLIRKIKLLEIVIMTLAAVGFVTHSYLILLFLLFLMGTQSALFGPVKYALLPQQLKPEELMSGNALVETGTFLAILLGTLLAGVIASTPGAEYIAAGAVFIFALCGYLASRYIPSAPATAPAQRFYWRPVSQTRKTLSIARQDPIIRRTILVISWFWFMGATYLTQFPNFTKLFLHGNEGAVSWLLTLFSVGIALGSLLCDRLSRHRVEPGLVPLACLGISLFGYGLVSAVPSQLPQAMTFATFVTNTELWPLFLSLLLLGASGGMFIVPLYTLLQQRAHPEQRAQVIAALNIYNALFMVISAVLGIIFLSLLQLSIPNLFLFLTLVNLGVFIYLLRKLPIYTLRFILTLLAKICYRIRYRNLQHIPAQGGALIICNHVTYLDALILSVASPRLIRFVMEADYTTLPLIRPILNHAGVIPICASHGNTIRKAFVQIEKALQQGELVCIFPEGRLTPDGEIGPFLRGLDRIIQHSSAPVIPMALKGLWGSYFSRCRGRACRGFPRRFRARIEIEAAPPVTAAQTNSEQLYQQVAALRGEWR, encoded by the coding sequence ATGTCTCATGCTGCTTCATCATTGCTCACCACCCGGCGTTTCCTGCCCTATTTTGTGACTCAGTTTTTCGGGGCCTTCAACGACAATGTATTTAAAAATACCCTGTTGCTGTTTGTCGCCTTCGCCAGTGTCGATCAACTGGTCATTTCAAGCACCCTGTTTATCAATCTGGCTGCCGGATTATTTATTCTGCCTTTCTTTCTGTTTTCAGCTTCCTCCGGTGTACTGGCCGACCAACTGGAAAAAAGCTGGCTGATCCGAAAAATCAAACTGCTGGAAATTGTGATTATGACTCTGGCCGCGGTTGGTTTTGTCACCCACAGTTACCTCATTCTGTTGTTTCTGTTATTTCTGATGGGAACACAATCTGCGTTATTCGGCCCGGTCAAATATGCCCTGTTACCACAACAGCTGAAGCCGGAAGAACTGATGAGTGGCAATGCACTGGTTGAAACCGGTACTTTTCTGGCAATTTTACTGGGGACGTTACTGGCCGGAGTTATCGCCTCAACACCCGGAGCAGAATACATTGCCGCCGGCGCAGTATTTATTTTCGCACTCTGTGGTTATCTCGCGAGCCGCTACATTCCCAGTGCACCGGCAACCGCACCGGCCCAGCGTTTTTACTGGCGGCCAGTGTCACAAACCCGAAAAACGTTAAGCATTGCCAGACAGGATCCGATCATCCGTCGTACAATTCTGGTTATCAGTTGGTTCTGGTTTATGGGAGCCACTTACCTGACCCAGTTTCCGAACTTCACCAAACTCTTCCTGCATGGCAATGAAGGTGCGGTTTCCTGGTTACTCACACTGTTTTCCGTTGGTATTGCATTGGGTTCATTACTGTGTGACCGCCTTTCCCGTCACCGGGTTGAGCCGGGGCTGGTGCCACTGGCTTGTCTGGGGATTTCTCTGTTCGGTTACGGGCTGGTCAGTGCTGTTCCTTCCCAGTTACCCCAGGCAATGACATTTGCCACCTTTGTTACCAACACCGAATTATGGCCGTTATTCTTGAGTTTGCTGCTACTGGGGGCATCCGGAGGAATGTTTATTGTACCCTTGTATACACTGCTTCAGCAGCGTGCTCACCCGGAGCAACGGGCACAGGTTATTGCAGCACTCAATATTTACAACGCCCTGTTTATGGTCATCAGTGCCGTCTTAGGAATTATCTTCCTGTCGTTGTTGCAACTGTCCATTCCCAATCTGTTTCTGTTCCTCACACTGGTCAACCTTGGCGTATTTATCTATCTGCTGCGAAAGTTACCGATTTATACCCTCCGCTTCATCCTGACGTTGCTGGCAAAAATCTGTTACCGCATCCGCTACCGGAATTTACAGCACATTCCGGCTCAGGGTGGTGCGCTGATTATCTGTAACCATGTCACTTATCTGGACGCACTGATCCTCAGTGTGGCTTCACCACGGCTGATCCGTTTTGTTATGGAAGCCGATTACACCACATTGCCTTTGATCCGGCCAATTCTGAACCATGCCGGTGTCATTCCGATTTGTGCATCACATGGTAATACGATTCGCAAAGCCTTTGTCCAGATAGAAAAAGCACTTCAACAGGGAGAACTAGTCTGTATTTTTCCGGAAGGACGACTCACGCCGGATGGTGAAATCGGTCCATTCCTTCGTGGGTTGGATCGCATCATTCAGCACTCTTCGGCTCCGGTCATCCCGATGGCACTGAAAGGCCTGTGGGGAAGTTATTTCAGCCGCTGCCGTGGCCGGGCTTGCCGTGGTTTTCCCCGCCGCTTCAGAGCCAGAATCGAAATAGAGGCTGCTCCTCCGGTGACTGCCGCACAGACTAATAGTGAACAGCTTTATCAACAGGTGGCAGCCTTACGGGGAGAATGGCGCTAG